One part of the Microlunatus elymi genome encodes these proteins:
- a CDS encoding SDR family oxidoreductase: MDLQLKDRVFVVTAASAGLGRATAAQLVAEGGKVVLVARRGDVLDEAVAEFGASSAVAVAADLADPQTPRLACRTALDTFGRLDGALISVGGPPAGPVAEITDEQWLGGFESVFLAAVRTVRAVIEHGTAADLAIACVLSTSALSPMPKMAVSNGLRPGLSMVIKQLADEHGPDGVRINGLLPGRIATERITYLDSLADDPKAAEAESAARIPLRRYGEPEEFGRVAAFLLSPAASYVSGSLIAVDGGSLRAL, from the coding sequence ATGGATCTTCAGCTGAAGGATCGGGTGTTCGTCGTCACCGCCGCCAGCGCGGGGTTGGGCCGGGCCACGGCCGCCCAACTGGTGGCCGAGGGCGGCAAGGTCGTGCTAGTCGCCCGCCGGGGTGACGTGCTGGACGAGGCGGTGGCCGAGTTCGGTGCGTCCTCGGCGGTTGCGGTCGCTGCCGATCTGGCCGATCCGCAGACACCGAGACTGGCCTGCCGTACGGCGTTGGACACCTTCGGTCGTTTGGACGGGGCGCTGATCAGCGTCGGCGGCCCACCCGCCGGACCGGTCGCCGAGATCACCGACGAGCAGTGGCTGGGCGGGTTCGAGTCGGTCTTCCTCGCTGCCGTTCGTACCGTCAGAGCGGTGATCGAGCACGGCACCGCGGCGGACCTGGCGATCGCCTGCGTGCTGTCCACCTCGGCGCTGTCGCCGATGCCGAAGATGGCCGTCTCGAACGGTCTGCGGCCGGGCCTGAGCATGGTGATCAAGCAGCTGGCGGACGAGCACGGTCCGGACGGGGTCCGGATCAACGGGCTGCTGCCCGGCCGGATCGCCACCGAACGCATCACCTATCTGGACTCGCTGGCCGACGATCCGAAGGCCGCCGAAGCCGAGAGCGCGGCCCGGATCCCGTTGCGTCGCTACGGCGAACCGGAGGAATTCGGCCGGGTCGCCGCCTTCCTGCTCTCCCCCGCGGCCTCGTACGTCAGTGGCAGTTTGATCGCCGTCGACGGCGGATCGTTGCGTGCGCTCTGA
- a CDS encoding helix-turn-helix domain-containing protein — protein MAKALAKGSRITGSQRDTLASQFAKRYTAGESIRKIAEDSGRSFGFVHGVLAESGVALRGRGGATRGAKKAATKKAPAKKAPAKTAAKKAPAKKAPAKKAPAKTAAKKAPAKKTTAKKAPAKTAAKKAPAKKTTAKKAPAKKTTAKKTAAKKTTTKKAPAKKSARR, from the coding sequence GTGGCCAAGGCACTAGCTAAGGGTTCTCGGATCACCGGTTCACAGCGAGACACCCTCGCATCCCAGTTCGCCAAGCGCTACACGGCTGGCGAGAGCATCCGCAAGATCGCCGAGGACTCCGGTCGTTCGTTCGGTTTCGTCCATGGCGTGCTGGCCGAGTCGGGGGTCGCGTTGCGCGGCCGCGGCGGTGCCACGCGCGGGGCGAAGAAGGCGGCGACCAAGAAGGCACCGGCAAAGAAGGCACCCGCGAAGACCGCTGCGAAGAAGGCACCGGCCAAGAAGGCACCGGCAAAGAAGGCACCCGCGAAGACCGCTGCGAAGAAGGCACCGGCCAAGAAGACCACCGCCAAGAAGGCACCCGCGAAGACCGCTGCGAAGAAGGCACCGGCCAAGAAGACCACTGCCAAGAAGGCACCGGCGAAGAAGACCACTGCCAAGAAGACGGCGGCCAAGAAGACCACCACCAAGAAGGCACCGGCGAAGAAGAGCGCTCGGCGTTGA
- a CDS encoding ABC transporter ATP-binding protein has product MSRNDREVLSHRLKKGLLRRVIRFGSRYRWQVFALLIVVIVDAAIGVVPPLLFKDIIDHGVLGKDYRLVVWLAVLVALLAVADAGLSVLQRWYSSRVGEGLIFDLRTQVYDHVQRMPLAFFSRTQTGKLVSRLNSDVIGAQQAFTSTMITVVSSSITLITTLVAMLLLSWQLTLAALVLLPIFLIPARIMGRKLAGLTREQMQFNGELAETMTERFSVSGALLVKLFGRPADEHETFSTRAGAVRDVSVKIAMNGRLFVTALTLVAALATALVYGVGGVIAIGGALTVGTLTALAGLLSRLYGPLTQLTNVRIDVMTALVSFERVFEVLDLEPMIADRDDARPYAGPATVEFDHVAFTYPRPDEVSLASLELIATTEQRPDNPVLYDVDFRAEAGQTVALVGPSGAGKTTITHLVARLYDASAGEVRVGGADVRDLEQASLHRAVGYVTQDAHLFHDTIKNNLAYARPAASEEEMWQALRAAQVGELVASLPDGLDTVVGERGYRLSGGERQRLAIARLLLKAPPIVVLDEATAHLDSESEVAVQQALDRAMEGRTSLVIAHRLSTVRNADQILVVDHGRIVESGSHDQLLAAGGLYAELYRTQFQTDGRPLVLEDRVVDEASR; this is encoded by the coding sequence ATGTCCCGCAATGATCGTGAAGTGCTGTCCCACCGGCTGAAGAAGGGCCTGCTGCGGCGGGTGATCAGATTCGGCAGCCGGTATCGCTGGCAGGTGTTCGCGCTGTTGATCGTGGTGATCGTCGACGCCGCGATCGGCGTCGTACCACCGCTGTTGTTCAAGGACATCATCGACCACGGCGTACTCGGCAAGGACTACCGGCTGGTGGTCTGGTTGGCCGTCCTGGTCGCCTTGCTCGCCGTCGCCGACGCCGGCCTGTCGGTCTTGCAGCGTTGGTATTCCTCCCGCGTCGGCGAAGGATTGATCTTCGACCTGCGGACTCAGGTCTACGACCACGTTCAGCGGATGCCGCTGGCATTCTTCAGCCGCACCCAGACCGGCAAGCTGGTGTCCCGGCTCAATTCCGATGTGATCGGTGCCCAGCAGGCGTTCACCTCGACCATGATCACGGTGGTGTCCAGCTCGATCACGTTGATCACCACCCTGGTGGCGATGTTGCTGCTGAGTTGGCAGTTGACCCTGGCGGCGTTGGTGTTGTTGCCGATCTTCCTCATCCCGGCTCGGATCATGGGCCGCAAGCTGGCCGGGCTGACTCGCGAGCAGATGCAGTTCAACGGCGAACTGGCCGAGACGATGACCGAGCGGTTCAGCGTCAGCGGGGCCTTGCTGGTCAAGCTGTTCGGCCGTCCCGCCGACGAGCACGAGACCTTCTCGACCCGCGCCGGCGCGGTCCGCGACGTGTCGGTCAAGATCGCCATGAACGGACGGCTCTTCGTCACCGCGCTGACCCTGGTCGCGGCGTTGGCCACCGCACTGGTGTACGGGGTGGGCGGCGTGATCGCGATCGGCGGCGCGTTGACGGTGGGCACGCTGACCGCGCTGGCCGGGCTGCTGTCGCGGCTGTACGGTCCACTGACCCAACTCACCAACGTACGCATCGATGTGATGACCGCGCTGGTCAGCTTCGAGCGGGTGTTCGAGGTCCTCGACCTGGAGCCGATGATCGCCGACCGGGACGATGCTCGGCCCTACGCCGGGCCGGCCACGGTCGAATTCGATCATGTCGCCTTCACCTATCCGCGGCCGGACGAGGTGTCGCTGGCCAGCCTGGAACTGATCGCGACCACCGAACAGCGACCCGACAACCCGGTCTTGTACGACGTCGACTTCCGTGCCGAGGCAGGCCAGACGGTGGCCCTGGTCGGTCCGTCGGGCGCCGGCAAGACCACCATCACCCATCTGGTGGCCCGGCTCTACGACGCGTCGGCGGGTGAGGTCCGGGTCGGCGGCGCCGACGTCCGCGACCTGGAGCAGGCCTCGCTGCATCGGGCCGTCGGCTACGTCACCCAGGACGCCCACCTCTTTCACGACACGATCAAGAACAATCTCGCCTACGCCCGGCCGGCGGCATCGGAGGAGGAGATGTGGCAGGCGTTGCGGGCGGCCCAGGTCGGTGAACTTGTCGCGTCGCTGCCCGACGGCCTGGACACCGTGGTGGGCGAGCGCGGTTACCGGCTGTCCGGCGGTGAACGGCAGCGTCTGGCGATCGCCCGGCTGCTGCTGAAGGCACCGCCGATCGTGGTCCTGGACGAGGCGACCGCACACCTGGACTCCGAGTCCGAGGTCGCCGTCCAGCAGGCCCTGGACCGGGCGATGGAGGGCCGGACCAGTCTGGTGATCGCGCACCGGCTGTCCACCGTCCGCAACGCGGATCAGATCCTGGTTGTTGATCATGGTCGGATCGTCGAGTCCGGCAGCCATGATCAGCTGCTGGCGGCCGGCGGTCTGTACGCCGAGCTCTACCGCACTCAATTCCAGACCGATGGGCGACCACTCGTGCTCGAAGATCGCGTCGTCGACGAGGCTTCCCGCTGA
- a CDS encoding alkyl/aryl-sulfatase produces the protein MANSNPASSFIVEQQQALRDRLPFSDTTDFDNAQRGLLGRLEPCQVDDADGNSVWDNASYAFLQGDAPDTVNPSLWRQSTLVATDGLFEVVEGIYQVRGLDLSNISFIEGERGVIIIDPLISTETAAAALALYREHRGDRPVTGVIYTHCHVDHFGGVKGVTTQEDVDAGRVVVLAPEGFVEHAVSENVYAGTAMGRRAGYMYGAALDRGPQGAVGAGLGQTTSTGAVTLIAPTLEITKTGQEEVVDGVRIVFQMAPNTEAPAEMLFYFPDHKALCAAEDATHTLHNLLTLRGAVVRDPHAWSNYLTETIDLFGGKAEAVFASHHWPTWGAERVVDFLTTQRDLYAYLHDQTLRMLNKG, from the coding sequence ATGGCGAATTCGAATCCAGCGAGCAGTTTCATCGTCGAGCAGCAACAGGCCCTGCGTGACCGACTGCCGTTCTCCGACACCACAGACTTCGACAACGCGCAGCGCGGCCTGCTCGGCCGGCTGGAGCCGTGTCAGGTCGACGACGCTGACGGCAACTCGGTCTGGGACAACGCGTCGTACGCGTTCCTGCAGGGTGACGCCCCGGACACGGTGAACCCGAGCCTGTGGCGGCAGTCGACCCTGGTGGCCACTGACGGCCTGTTCGAGGTGGTCGAGGGCATCTACCAGGTCCGCGGCCTGGACCTGTCCAACATCAGTTTCATCGAGGGCGAGCGCGGCGTGATCATCATCGATCCGCTGATCTCCACCGAGACCGCCGCTGCCGCCTTGGCGCTCTATCGCGAGCACCGCGGCGATCGGCCGGTCACCGGCGTGATCTACACCCACTGCCATGTCGACCATTTCGGCGGCGTCAAGGGTGTCACCACCCAGGAGGACGTCGACGCCGGGCGGGTGGTCGTGTTGGCGCCGGAAGGTTTCGTCGAGCACGCGGTCTCCGAGAACGTCTACGCCGGCACCGCGATGGGTCGCCGCGCCGGCTACATGTACGGCGCCGCGCTGGACCGCGGGCCGCAGGGCGCCGTCGGCGCCGGACTGGGACAGACGACCTCCACCGGGGCCGTGACGCTGATCGCGCCGACCCTGGAGATCACCAAGACCGGCCAGGAGGAGGTCGTCGACGGGGTCCGGATCGTCTTCCAGATGGCGCCCAACACCGAGGCGCCGGCCGAGATGCTGTTCTACTTCCCCGACCACAAGGCGCTCTGCGCGGCCGAGGACGCAACCCACACACTGCACAATCTGCTGACCCTGCGCGGCGCCGTGGTCCGCGACCCGCACGCCTGGTCGAACTACCTGACCGAAACCATCGACCTGTTCGGCGGCAAGGCCGAGGCCGTCTTCGCCTCGCACCACTGGCCGACCTGGGGTGCCGAGCGGGTGGTCGACTTCCTGACCACCCAGCGCGACCTGTACGCCTACCTGCACGATCAGACCCTGCGGATGCTCAACAAGGGCTGA
- a CDS encoding DUF6457 domain-containing protein yields the protein MELDEWLGKLADELEIDDVTLDTDSLHTLLDLARDAAHQVDRPAAPLTCFLVGVAVGRGASLGATAATATSLALSSE from the coding sequence ATGGAACTGGACGAATGGTTGGGCAAGCTCGCCGACGAACTGGAGATCGACGACGTCACGCTGGACACCGACTCGTTGCACACACTGCTCGACCTGGCACGGGACGCGGCCCATCAGGTGGACCGCCCGGCCGCACCCCTGACCTGTTTCCTGGTCGGCGTCGCCGTCGGCCGGGGCGCGAGCCTCGGGGCCACCGCGGCCACCGCCACCTCGCTGGCGCTCAGCAGCGAGTGA
- a CDS encoding ABC transporter ATP-binding protein: MVNRLTDRAEWKFFAVLPRADPALAVVWWSLLILTGILPAVFSVAMGVLIGQVEASRQPGGVGAVGWALAFTGLVFVLMQVLPPVQQAVSLNLGSKVSAWLNDTLVRACIEPPGMAHLEDPQLAEDLTVAREFDRGQTGPPMFLNVDFLAGGLLGIVSGLASAVVLAGFAWWAPLVLILCWGSTHWLLRESGVWRDRRTPEVQEAQRHADYAYRLATDPLPAKELRLFGLAGWTVDRFITRRRRLFELQYRATRLRERSVLLALLVVAAGNVLVFGMLGAAAISGRLGLDRTVTFVQVAIGVSLIAFGGLNWVMDGASAPVAAVLRLATAMAPAGSLATDSPQSPEPVEGPPSQPQGPEPAEGPPSQPGHMIPPAQSSSHTADLGPPEITLRDLHFSYPRTEREIFSGLDLTIPAGSSMAIVGQNGAGKTTLAKLLCRFYDPTGGAVESDGVDLRAQPPEDWRRRVTAVFQDFVRFELPLRENVAPGRSDADDEDILAALRASGADRFAELDTVLAKGYRDGTDLSGGQWQRIALARALYAVGRGAGLVLLDEPTAQLDVRGEAIIFDRVLAATRQATTVLISHRFSTVRHVDRICVLEHGRVIEVGSHDELMERGGRYRTMFDLQAKRFGAAVDEEGMSFDVLG, translated from the coding sequence ATGGTCAATCGGCTGACGGATCGCGCGGAGTGGAAATTCTTCGCCGTGCTGCCGCGGGCGGATCCGGCATTGGCTGTCGTCTGGTGGTCGCTGCTGATCCTGACCGGCATCCTGCCGGCCGTCTTCTCGGTGGCGATGGGTGTGCTGATCGGCCAGGTGGAGGCGAGTCGGCAACCCGGCGGTGTCGGGGCCGTCGGCTGGGCACTGGCGTTCACCGGATTGGTGTTCGTGCTGATGCAGGTGCTGCCGCCGGTGCAACAGGCGGTCAGCCTGAATCTGGGCAGCAAGGTGTCCGCCTGGTTGAACGACACCCTGGTCCGTGCCTGCATCGAACCGCCCGGGATGGCCCATCTGGAGGATCCTCAATTGGCCGAGGACCTGACCGTGGCCCGAGAGTTCGATCGAGGTCAGACGGGCCCGCCGATGTTCCTCAACGTGGACTTCCTGGCCGGCGGTCTGCTCGGCATCGTCAGCGGGCTGGCCTCAGCGGTGGTGCTGGCCGGTTTCGCCTGGTGGGCGCCGCTGGTGCTGATCCTGTGCTGGGGTTCCACGCACTGGCTGCTGCGGGAGAGCGGGGTGTGGCGGGACCGGCGGACGCCGGAGGTGCAGGAGGCCCAGCGGCATGCCGACTACGCCTATCGGCTGGCCACCGATCCCTTGCCTGCCAAGGAATTGCGGCTGTTCGGCCTGGCCGGCTGGACCGTTGATCGGTTCATCACACGTCGTCGCAGACTGTTCGAGCTGCAATATCGGGCCACCAGGCTGCGGGAGCGTTCGGTGCTGCTCGCGTTGCTGGTGGTGGCCGCCGGAAACGTGCTCGTCTTCGGGATGCTCGGTGCCGCCGCGATCTCGGGTCGGCTCGGCCTGGACCGGACCGTCACCTTCGTCCAGGTCGCCATCGGCGTCAGCCTGATCGCCTTCGGCGGCCTGAACTGGGTGATGGACGGTGCCTCCGCCCCGGTCGCCGCCGTCCTCCGGTTGGCCACTGCGATGGCCCCCGCCGGATCCCTTGCCACCGACTCACCCCAGAGTCCTGAGCCTGTCGAAGGACCGCCAAGCCAACCCCAGGGTCCTGAGCCTGCCGAAGGACCGCCCTCGCAACCCGGGCACATGATCCCACCCGCCCAATCCTCCTCGCACACGGCTGACCTCGGCCCACCCGAGATAACCCTGCGGGACCTGCACTTCAGTTACCCCCGCACTGAGCGGGAGATCTTCTCCGGTCTGGACCTGACGATTCCGGCCGGTTCATCGATGGCGATCGTCGGCCAGAACGGCGCCGGCAAGACGACCTTGGCCAAGCTGCTCTGCCGTTTCTACGACCCCACCGGCGGTGCGGTGGAGTCAGACGGCGTGGATCTGCGGGCGCAGCCGCCCGAGGACTGGCGGCGTCGGGTCACCGCCGTCTTCCAGGACTTCGTCCGGTTCGAGTTGCCGCTGCGGGAGAACGTCGCGCCCGGCCGGTCTGATGCCGACGACGAGGACATCCTGGCCGCACTGCGCGCCTCCGGAGCCGACCGGTTCGCCGAGTTGGACACCGTACTGGCCAAGGGCTATCGAGACGGCACCGATCTATCCGGCGGACAGTGGCAACGGATCGCGCTGGCCCGAGCGTTGTACGCGGTCGGTCGCGGAGCCGGGTTGGTGCTGCTGGACGAGCCGACCGCGCAGTTGGACGTGCGCGGCGAGGCGATCATCTTCGATCGGGTGCTGGCCGCGACGAGACAGGCGACCACGGTGCTGATCTCGCATCGGTTCTCCACCGTGCGGCATGTCGATCGGATCTGCGTGCTGGAGCACGGACGGGTGATCGAGGTCGGCAGCCACGACGAGCTGATGGAGCGCGGCGGTCGCTACCGGACGATGTTCGACCTGCAGGCCAAGCGGTTCGGCGCGGCTGTCGACGAGGAGGGGATGAGTTTCGATGTCCTCGGTTGA
- the fdhD gene encoding formate dehydrogenase accessory sulfurtransferase FdhD, whose protein sequence is MARVTRQHLVRRLTGQGWSPRSDRLAVEEPLEIRIGGEPFAVTMRTPGEDIDLVNGYCFSEGIIGAAEEIRTARYCDGAGPDGLNTYNVIDVALAPGVGMPAPGLRRNVLTSSACGICGSVSIDQIMDRIVEPGAASNSAPICSDVALPAELILDAPRLLLEQQRTFAGTGGVHAAGLLGLDGRMLCVREDVGRHNAVDKVLGWALRERRLPLAEAMLVVSGRASYELTQKAALAGIPALVAVSAPSSLAVDLAQRAGLTLVGFVRGESMNVYTHPDRINLSSGEPRMIRTPDRDSAG, encoded by the coding sequence ATGGCACGTGTTACCCGCCAGCACCTGGTACGGCGTCTGACCGGGCAGGGGTGGTCCCCGCGCAGTGATCGGCTGGCCGTCGAGGAGCCCCTGGAGATCAGGATCGGCGGCGAGCCGTTCGCGGTCACCATGCGCACACCGGGCGAGGACATCGACCTGGTCAACGGCTACTGCTTCAGCGAGGGCATCATCGGCGCGGCCGAGGAGATCCGGACCGCCCGCTACTGCGATGGAGCCGGCCCGGACGGGCTGAACACCTACAACGTGATCGACGTGGCGCTGGCACCCGGCGTGGGCATGCCGGCTCCGGGACTGCGGCGCAACGTGCTCACCAGCAGCGCCTGCGGCATCTGCGGCAGCGTGTCGATCGATCAGATCATGGACCGGATCGTCGAGCCTGGGGCCGCGTCGAACTCCGCGCCGATTTGCTCGGACGTGGCGTTGCCGGCGGAGTTGATCTTGGACGCGCCGCGGCTGCTGCTGGAGCAGCAGCGCACCTTCGCCGGGACCGGCGGGGTGCATGCCGCCGGGCTGCTCGGGCTGGACGGCCGGATGTTGTGTGTACGCGAGGACGTCGGCCGGCACAACGCTGTGGACAAGGTGCTCGGCTGGGCCCTGCGAGAGCGGCGGCTGCCGCTGGCCGAGGCGATGCTGGTGGTGTCGGGTCGGGCTTCCTACGAGCTGACGCAGAAGGCTGCGCTGGCGGGAATTCCTGCCCTGGTTGCGGTTTCGGCGCCGAGCTCGTTGGCCGTCGACCTGGCGCAACGGGCCGGGCTGACGCTGGTCGGCTTCGTGCGAGGCGAGTCGATGAACGTCTACACCCACCCCGACCGGATCAACCTGTCGTCGGGCGAACCTCGGATGATTCGGACGCCGGATCGCGACTCCGCCGGCTGA
- a CDS encoding alkyl sulfatase C-terminal domain-containing protein, whose translation MLFDAIAIQINGPKAWDEKLSIDVVLTDADERFRLRLSNGALTYSSAAQSGDADLTLTTTKAALPALAQPTAESLAQAGVEVSGDADVLARLAAVLDPGDPDFAIVTP comes from the coding sequence ATGCTGTTCGACGCGATCGCGATCCAGATCAACGGGCCGAAGGCGTGGGACGAGAAGCTCAGCATCGACGTGGTGCTGACCGACGCCGACGAACGGTTCCGGCTGCGGCTGTCCAACGGGGCGCTGACCTACTCCAGTGCCGCCCAGTCGGGCGATGCGGATCTGACCCTGACCACCACCAAGGCGGCGCTGCCGGCCCTCGCGCAGCCGACCGCGGAGTCACTGGCACAAGCCGGTGTCGAGGTCTCCGGCGACGCCGACGTGCTCGCCCGGCTGGCTGCGGTGCTCGATCCGGGCGACCCGGACTTCGCCATCGTCACTCCGTGA
- a CDS encoding SURF1 family cytochrome oxidase biogenesis protein, translating to MSQQATRPEQPRSTAASGSGGQRPPGQRPSQGRGPGQSGRAGQRKRPTALKPEPKHPLWVRWLALVLFVAVLGVAFVNLGEWQLRRLHERRDNNQIVRANEAAPVADFDQLFSQPITDQQEWRRVRVTGTFDTGKQYVIRYRDNGDDSGYEVVTPLHTSSGKSVLIDRGFAAVAGGEQIPAKAPPPPTGTVTIEGRARASETGRDSATVPVDGSARLINSDKIRADLGYPIVDGYIDVLTMQPKDTETFDQIVLPELSDGPHFWYAVQWFMFTGIGVLGIVVFIRGDLRDRRERQLAAQRKQAAPTSPAEQPAQGEQAAQGEQAAQGEQAANQSK from the coding sequence GTGTCCCAGCAGGCAACCAGACCGGAGCAGCCGCGATCGACGGCGGCGTCCGGCTCGGGCGGTCAACGACCCCCCGGTCAGCGGCCGAGTCAGGGTCGGGGCCCGGGACAGAGCGGGCGGGCCGGCCAGCGCAAGCGACCGACCGCGCTCAAGCCGGAGCCCAAACATCCGCTCTGGGTGCGTTGGCTGGCGCTCGTCCTGTTCGTCGCCGTGCTCGGGGTTGCCTTCGTCAACCTGGGCGAATGGCAGCTGCGCAGGCTGCACGAGCGGCGGGACAACAATCAGATCGTTCGAGCCAACGAGGCCGCACCGGTCGCCGACTTCGACCAGCTCTTCAGTCAGCCGATCACCGATCAGCAGGAGTGGCGACGGGTGCGGGTCACCGGCACCTTCGACACCGGCAAGCAGTACGTGATCCGCTATCGCGACAACGGCGACGACTCCGGCTACGAGGTGGTCACCCCGTTGCACACCAGCAGCGGCAAATCGGTACTGATCGATCGCGGCTTCGCAGCCGTAGCCGGCGGCGAGCAGATTCCCGCGAAGGCTCCGCCGCCGCCGACCGGCACCGTCACCATCGAGGGCCGGGCCCGCGCCAGCGAGACCGGACGCGACAGCGCCACCGTCCCGGTCGACGGCAGCGCGCGGCTGATCAACTCCGACAAGATCCGCGCCGACCTCGGCTACCCGATCGTCGACGGCTACATCGACGTGCTGACCATGCAGCCGAAGGACACCGAGACCTTCGATCAGATCGTGTTGCCGGAGCTGAGTGACGGGCCGCATTTCTGGTACGCCGTCCAATGGTTCATGTTCACCGGGATCGGCGTGCTCGGCATCGTCGTCTTCATCCGCGGTGATCTTCGAGACCGGCGCGAACGTCAGTTGGCCGCCCAGCGCAAGCAGGCAGCGCCGACGTCACCCGCCGAGCAGCCGGCCCAGGGCGAGCAGGCGGCCCAGGGCGAGCAGGCGGCCCAGGGCGAGCAGGCGGCCAACCAGTCGAAGTGA
- a CDS encoding protein kinase family protein — translation MIMDEQVRRFLHSRGVEPTGVVITRLDGGEINDNWLIETAGEAWVLRHYRRTWDPQEAFLAYELGALVSNFGKDLDRRVDVDRVLELIMAYDAVRPLTGAERSVLPELLTAHAGCDAIRVLSTWIAGGRDDINVLDSYSARELLDLHLLNQELHAALGT, via the coding sequence GTGATCATGGACGAGCAGGTACGTCGGTTTCTGCACAGTCGCGGCGTCGAACCGACCGGCGTCGTGATCACCCGGCTGGACGGCGGCGAGATCAACGACAACTGGCTGATCGAGACCGCCGGTGAAGCTTGGGTGCTGCGGCATTACCGCCGGACCTGGGATCCGCAGGAGGCGTTCCTGGCCTACGAGCTGGGTGCACTGGTCAGCAACTTCGGCAAGGACCTTGATCGCCGGGTCGACGTCGACCGGGTGCTGGAGTTGATCATGGCGTACGACGCGGTGCGCCCACTCACCGGCGCCGAACGTTCGGTGCTTCCCGAGCTGCTCACCGCGCACGCCGGCTGCGACGCGATCCGGGTGCTCTCGACCTGGATCGCCGGCGGCCGTGACGACATCAACGTCCTGGACAGCTACAGCGCCCGCGAACTGCTGGACCTCCACCTGCTGAACCAGGAACTGCACGCGGCTCTCGGCACCTGA
- a CDS encoding putative RNA methyltransferase — translation MRSDSMSLERIVDLLQCPHCRQPVTIIDRALRCSAGHSFDIARQGYVNLLTKPAPANADTSTMIAARERFLAGDHYRPVAERIAALAEDLAVRDESVIVEPGAGTGYYLGRVVDQLSGARGVAADLSAAGCQRAARIHDRIGAVVADTWAGLPIKDDSADLIMVVFAPRNPADFARILRTGGRLVVVAAGPDHLTEIRAPLGLLDVQPDKQHRLTESLADHFTLEHTEQLTGSMILTADNLYDLVSMGPNAHHQGDDLRTRIDRMTAQIPVTRQIELFVFRRQ, via the coding sequence GTGCGCTCTGACTCGATGAGTCTGGAACGGATCGTCGACCTGCTGCAGTGTCCACACTGCCGGCAGCCGGTGACGATCATCGACCGGGCCCTGCGCTGCAGTGCCGGCCACAGCTTCGACATCGCCCGCCAGGGCTACGTCAACCTGTTGACCAAACCGGCACCGGCCAATGCCGACACGTCGACCATGATCGCCGCCCGGGAGCGCTTCCTGGCCGGTGATCACTACCGACCTGTGGCAGAGCGGATCGCTGCCCTGGCAGAGGATCTGGCGGTGCGCGACGAGTCGGTGATCGTCGAGCCCGGCGCCGGCACCGGCTACTACCTCGGCCGGGTCGTTGATCAACTTTCCGGAGCCCGCGGTGTCGCCGCCGACCTGTCCGCGGCCGGTTGCCAGCGGGCCGCGCGGATCCACGATCGGATCGGTGCCGTGGTTGCCGACACCTGGGCCGGACTGCCGATCAAGGACGACAGCGCAGACTTGATCATGGTCGTCTTCGCACCGCGCAACCCGGCCGACTTCGCCCGGATCCTCCGTACCGGTGGACGATTGGTGGTGGTCGCCGCCGGGCCGGATCACCTGACCGAGATCCGGGCGCCGCTCGGACTGCTGGATGTCCAACCGGACAAGCAGCACCGGCTGACCGAGTCGCTGGCCGACCACTTCACCCTCGAACACACCGAGCAGCTCACCGGATCGATGATCTTGACCGCCGACAACCTGTACGACCTGGTGTCGATGGGCCCGAACGCGCACCATCAGGGCGATGATCTTCGGACGCGGATCGACCGGATGACGGCGCAGATTCCGGTCACCCGGCAGATCGAGCTTTTCGTCTTCCGGCGGCAGTAG